A window from Salminus brasiliensis chromosome 7, fSalBra1.hap2, whole genome shotgun sequence encodes these proteins:
- the lrrn1 gene encoding leucine-rich repeat neuronal protein 1, which translates to MSRGTAFCIVQSQPCLFLLLAALTLSSAEATECPHLCVCEIRPWFTPQSTYREATTVDCNDLRLTRIPGNLSSDTQVLLLQSNYIARTSEELEQLLNLTELDLSQNNFSNIRDIGLTNMSQLTTLHLEENQIVEMPDFSLQDLTNLQELYINHNQISFIAPNAFAGLRNLLRLHLNSNRLKAIDSRWFDSTPNLEILMIGENPVVGILDLNFKPLVNLRSLVLAGMELTDIPGNAFVGLDNLESLSFYDNKLVRVPQNALQKLPNLKFLDLNKNPVHKIQEGDFKNMLRLKELGINNMGELVSIDRFALDNLPELTKLEATNNPKLSYISRLSFRDVPSLESLMLNNNALNSLYLATVESLPNLREISIHSNPLRCDCVIQWMSSNKTTIRFMEPLSMYCAMPPEVRGQRMREVLSHESADQCLPMISHDTFPNHLNLDIGMTVDLDCRAMAEPEPEIYWVTPLGNKVMMDTVSDKYHLSSAGTLHISNIQVDDSGHYTCVAQNTEGADTRVTAIRVNGTLLDSTQLMKIYVKHTESHSILVSWKVNSNVMTSNLKWSSATMKIDNPHITYTARVPVDVHEYNLTHLQPATEYEVCLSVSNIHQQTQKSCVNVTTKHATFAVEISDQGTNTALAAVMGTILAIISLGSITVYIAKRWKRKNYHHSLKKYMQKTSSIPLNELYPPLINLWEVDSEKDKDGSSEPKPTQVDTTRSYYMW; encoded by the coding sequence ATGTCTAGAGGGACTGCATTCTGTATTGTGCAGAGCCAGCCTTGCTTGTTTCTTCTGCTGGCAGCACTTACACTGTCCTCCGCCGAGGCTACAGAGTGTCCCCACCTATGCGTGTGTGAAATCCGGCCTTGGTTCACACCCCAGTCCACCTACAGGGAAGCGACAACTGTGGACTGCAATGACCTTCGCCTTACGCGCATCCCTGGAAACCTGTCGAGTGACACTCAGGTTTTGCTTCTGCAGAGTAACTACATTGCCAGGACCAGCGAGGAACTGGAGCAGCTCCTGAACCTGACTGAGCTGGATCTTTCCCAGAACAACTTCAGCAACATTCGTGACATAGGTCTGACTAACATGTCGCAGCTCACCACACTCCATCTGGAGGAGAATCAGATCGTGGAGATGCCTGACTTCAGCCTGCAGGACCTTACGAACCTTCAGGAGCTTTACATTAACCACAATCAGATCAGCTTCATTGCACCTAATGCGTTCGCCGGTTTGCGCAACTTACTGAGGCTCCACCTGAACTCCAACAGGCTCAAGGCCATCGACAGCCGTTGGTTCGATTCCACGCCCAACCTTGAGATCCTAATGATTGGGGAAAATCCTGTGGTTGGCATTCTGGATTTGAACTTTAAGCCTCTGGTTAACCTGAGAAGTCTGGTGCTGGCAGGGATGGAACTCACGGATATCCCGGgcaatgcttttgttggactggaCAATCTTGAGAGCCTCTCTTTCTATGATAATAAACTTGTGAGGGTGCCTCAAAATGCTCTGCAGAAACTGCCAAACCTGAAATTTCTGGATTTAAACAAGAACCCTGTGCACAAAATCCAGGAGGGagactttaaaaatatgttaaGGCTGAAAGAACTTGGTATTAACAATATGGGCGAGCTTGTCTCCATCGACCGCTTTGCACTGGACAATCTCCCCGAATTGACCAAACTGGAGGCCACCAACAACCCCAAGCTTTCCTACATCAGCAGATTATCGTTCCGTGATGTGCCGTCTCTTGAGAGCCTCATGCTTAACAACAATGCTCTGAACTCGCTCTACCTGGCAACAGTGGAATCCTTGCCTAACCTGCGGGAGATCAGCATCCACAGCAACCCACTGCGCTGCGACTGTGTTATCCAGTGGATGAGCTCGAATAAGACCACCATTCGATTCATGGAGCCTCTTTCCATGTACTGTGCAATGCCACCCGAAGTCAGAGGCCAGCGCATGAGAGAGGTACTTTCCCACGAATCTGCTGACCAGTGTCTGCCCATGATCTCTCATGACACCTTCCCCAACCACCTGAACCTGGACATCGGTATGACGGTGGACCTGGACTGCCGCGCAATGGCCGAACCTGAACCTGAGATATACTGGGTGACTCCCCTAGGTAACAAGGTCATGATGGACACTGTGTCTGATAAGTACCACTTGAGCAGTGCAGGAACCCTGCACATATCTAACATTCAGGTGGATGACTCTGGTCACTACACATGCGTGGCTCAGAACACGGAGGGAGCGGACACCCGGGTGACCGCAATCCGCGTCAACGGTACTCTCCTGGACAGCACACAGCTCATGAAGATCTACGTCAAGCACACAGAGTCCCACTCCATACTGGTGTCCTGGAAGGTCAACTCCAATGTGATGACGTCCAACCTGAAGTGGTCTTCTGCCACCATGAAGATCGACAACCCCCACATCACCTACACAGCCAGAGTCCCTGTAGATGTCCACGAGTACAACCTCACACATCTTCAACCAGCCACTGAGTACGAggtctgtctctcagtctccaACATCCACCAGCAGACCCAAAAGTCTTGCGTCAACGTCACGACCAAGCACGCCACCTTCGCCGTGGAGATTTCCGACCAAGGCACCAACACGGCTCTCGCCGCTGTCATGGGAACGATCCTGGCCATCATCAGCCTTGGTTCCATCACCGTCTACATTGCCAagagatggaagaggaagaatTACCACCATTCCCTCAAAAAGTACATGCAGAAAACCTCCTCCATCCCTCTGAACGAACTCTACCCACCTCTCATCAACCTGTGGGAGGTAGACAGCGAGAAGGACAAAGACGGCTCCTCGGAACCGAAACCCACCCAAGTGGACACAACGAGAAGCTACTACATGTGGTGA